The segment TCTGGTGCGGTTGGAAAAAACAAATGACGATGGACACGCGTGCGTGATCGATCTCGTCGACGTGGAACTGATGCCGGCGCCACTCGCGCCGCCGGCGGGTTCGCTCTCGGTGCGCGAGTTCGGTGCGCGCGGTGACGGTGTCGCCGACGACACGGCGGCGTTGCGCGTTTGCATCGTGCGCGCGCAGGAAATGCGACGCGTCGTCTGGGTTCCCGCGGGCGACTACCTAATCACCGGCGATATCATCGTGCCGTCCGGCGTGACGATTCAGGGCGCGGGCTTGTGGCACACGACGTTCGTCGGCGATGCCGCGCTCTACGACCAGCCGGCCCGCCGCGTTCGTTTCAAGCTCACCGGCGAGGACGTGCACCTCGCGGACTTCGCGATCTTCGGTCAACTGAACTATCGCAACGACCAGGAGCCGAACGATGGCGTGGTCGGCGCCGGCTGCACCGGCGCCTCGATCCGTCGGATCTGGGTGGAGCACACGAAAGCGGGCGCGTGGATCTACAACGGTGCGCAGCTCGTGATCGACGGCTGCCGGTTCCGCAACCTCCTCGCCGATGGCGTGAACCTGTGTGTCGGCACGCACCACTCGGTCGTGGAGAACTGCACCGCGCGCGGCACGGGCGACGATTGCTACGCGATCTGGCCGGCGCCGTCGGACCAGGGGCACGAGCAGCGCGTGGAAAAGCCGGGACACAATGTGATCCGCCGGTGCACGGGGCAGCTGACGTTTTTGGCGAACGGCGGCTCGCTCTATGGCGGGGCCGACAACGTCATCGAGGACTGCCTTTTCACCGACATCGCCACGGGCTGCGGCGTGTTGATCAGCACGACGTTTCAGACCGCCGACGAGGAGGGGCGCGTCGACAACACCTTCAGCGGGACGACGCAGGTGAGGAACGTCCAGTTGCTCCGCTGCGGCGGCTACGATCACACCTGGGCCTGGCGCAGCGCGCTGCAGATCTGCCTGGATCGGCGCAGCATCTCGGGACTGCGGATCAGTGACCTCGAGATTCGCGACAGCCTGTCGGACGCCCTCTCCGTGGTGGCACCGGGACGCGCGAAAGGGCAGGGCACTCTGTCGAACGCGGTGCTCGAAAACGTGGTGGTGCAAAATGTCGGGCTCGGCAGTACGACGGGACGCGGGTTGTGGATCCGGTCCGACGCATCAGGCCAACTCCAGGTGCTCAACTCGCGCATCCCCGAGCTGCGCAACGAGTCCGGCGACTTCGAAATCATTATGCAGCCGTAGTAGCCCGGAATTTCATGAATAGGAGTGAAGCTCAGTCCGAAATTTCCGTCCGCCTGCGGCGGAGCCCCGACTTGTCGGGGCGGCAATTCAGCCCCGACAGAGTCGGCCCGGAGGGCGGATATTTCATGAAATATCTGGGCTAGCCGGTTGAGGCGGGTGTCCGGGGCTTGACCGCCAAAACCGGCAACAGCACAAGACGTCATGCTTTCCGTTGCCCAGTCCGGGAAGGTTACCCTGCAAGACGTCGCGGCGAAAGCGGGCGTGTCGATCTCGACGGCATCCCGCAGCCTCACGGGCGCGGTGGGCATTTCGAAAGCGACGCAGGAGCGGGTTCTCTCCATCGCGCAGGCGCTCGGCTATCGCTACAATCCGCTGCTCGGCGAGGTGATGCGGTCGACGCGCCGCGGCACGCCCAATCACTATCTCGGTACGCTCGCCTACATCACGCCGTACGACGACGTGAAGGAATGGCGCGCGACGCCGACGCTTTGCCGGCACTGGTCGGCGGCGTGCGACCAGGCGGCGCTGTTTGGGTTTAGCGTGAGTGAGTTCGCGCTGACGTCGCATGGCATGACGGCGCGCCGCCTGGGCGAAATCCTGAAGGCGCGCGGCATCACGGGCATCCTGCTCGCGGCGTTTCCGAAGGAGCCGTTCGAGCTGGTGCTGCCGTGGGAGCATTTCGCCACGGTGCCGGTCGGCCACATGGTGCAGAATCCGCAGCTCGACTGCGTGGTGAGCGATCACACGCAGGCGGTGCTGCTCGCCGGGCGGGTGCTCGCGGCGCGCGGGTATCAGCGCATCGGACTCGCGATCGAGAGTTACCAAAACTCGATCACGAACCACGGCTGGGCCAACGGCTACGCGGCGCTGCCGGTGGAGAACCCGGAACTCGCTGCGATCCCGCCCTTCCTGCCGCCGAAGATCACCGCGCGGGCGTTCCTCCAGTGGGTGAGGCAAAACCGCGTCGACTGCGTGCTGACGCTGTCGACCTTCCGCAACGAGCCGAACCCGATGCGCGAGTGGCTGGCCGAAGCCGGCCTGATCTGTCCGCGCGACATCGGACTCGTCTCGCTCGACGTCACTCCTGCGACCTCGACGTGGGCGGGCATCGACCAGAATTCCGATGAGATCGGCAAGGCGGCCGTCGACCTGGTGGTTTCAAAAATCCGCGCGGGCGAACGCGGCGTGCCGCGCGTCCGCCGCAGCCTCCTGGTCCACTGTCAGTGGCGCGACGGCGACAGCGTGCGGAGCGGCAGAGCTGCGCGTCCCAACGCCGTAGTCGAACGCGCGCTCGCGTAGAATGCGCCTTCCGCCTGGTTTGCGTTAACCCGCCCCCGCAGCTGTTTGATGGCGTGCCGAGCGGCCGACCGACCGCTTTTTGTTCACCATTGAGAAGCGCCGTTAATTTCGCCGGGCGCGAGCTGACGGATCGATCAAGGTCATCATACTTGTGCCGATGCAGACTGCGTCCGCCGGTTCTTTCAGGAAAAACAAAAGGCATTCTATTCCGATACATGCCTCGGCTGCGGTGTCCGAGTAGTCCCACTCCCTCGGGAGGCCTTCGGGACGAATGCCCGCGGCTAGGAATTGACCACCGAAATGGTCAACCGGCCTGAAAGAACCGGCGCTCTTTTTGGAAATTTCAGGGGTTCCACCTGCGCGGCCGCAGGAAGCGACTATAGTGCCGCGTGAATGCGGACACTTCAGAGCGGGCAGGGTTTGCGTCGTGGACGGTCGTCGCGGCGGGCGCGGTGCGGGCAGGTTTCGGCGTGGTGATGGCGCTCGACGCCTACCTGAAATGGCAGCCGGCGTTTGCCGAGCATTACGTCGGGTATTTGAGAAACGCCGCGCTGGCGCAACCGCGGTGGCTCGATGCCTGGTTTCAAGGCTGGCTGCGGCTCGTCGAGTCCAACCCGGACTTCTTCATTTCGGCCACGCGGTGGATCGAAACGTTGATCGCGGTCGGGTTGCTTCTCGGGTTCGCGCGGCGATTCATCTACTACGGCGGCGCGATTTTCAGCCTGCTCATCTGGTCGACGGCCGAGGGGTTTAGCGGGCCTTACACCGCGGGCGCGACGAACATCGGGCCGGCACTGGTTTACGCGCTTGTCTTCGTCGCGCTGGCGATCTTCGCGCGCCTGCTGGGCAGCACCCCCTACAGCGTGGATTACCATCTCGCCCGCCGGTACCCGCGATGGGGATCGTGGGTGGAGTTGGCGCCGCCGGAAGTCTGGCGCCGGCCACCCGCGGTGATCGCACTGCGGCACCAATTCGCGGCCGTGGGCGCCATCGCGATCGCGCTGGGCCTTGCCGTTGGAACGCTGCGCAGCGCGATGAACGTTCCGCCGCCGACGCCCACCAACGCCGCCGCCGCCGTCACCCCGCTCAGCCTCTACAACGGCCTGCCGGTGCAGCAGGCGCATCCCGCCCGACTCCCGCCGCTGCTCGGCACCGGCGACTCGGTGGGCGTCACGCTCATCGCGACCGACACGACGGTGGAGATCGCCAACGGAGTTCAGTACAACGCCTGGACGTTCAACGGCACCGTGCCCGGTCCCGTGCTCCACGTGCGCCAGGGGCAAACAGTAAACGTGACCTTCGTGAACCGGGGACACATGCCGCACTCGATCGACTTTCACGCGGCGGAGGTCGCGCCCAGCGTCGCCTACCGTACCATCGCGGTCGGAGAAACGCTCCAGTTCTCGTTTCTCGCCCGCACGGCTGGAGCGTTTGTGTACCACTGCGGCACCCCGCCCGTCCTGCTGCATATGGGCAATGGCATGTATGGCGTCATCATCGTCGATCCAGCCACGCCGCTGCCGCCGGCCGACGTGAGCTACGTCCTCCTCGAGAGCGAGTGGTATACCCAGCATGCGGGTGGCACGGTCATGAACGGCGACTACGCGAAAATGCTGGCCGGAACGCCGGACGAGATGGTGTTCAACGGCGAAGCCTTCCAGTACAACGACCAGCCGCTCACGGCGAGAACGGGCCAGCGCGTCCGCTGGTACGTGCTCAACGCCGGCCCGAATCGAACGAGCGCATTCCACGTCATCGGCAGCATGTTCGCGGCCGTGTATCCAGACGGCGATGCGGCGCATGCGCTCACCGGCGTGTCGACCTACGTCATCGGTCCGGGCCAGGGGGTGGTGCTCGACACGATCATGCGGGAGAGCGGCGACTATCCGTTCGTCGATCACAGCATGCGGGCGATGACCATGGGCGCGGTCGGCACGTTACGCGTGGGCCCGGCGGAGGGCGGCGGCTGATGCGGGCGTCGGGCCGGAGTCGGCCTGGTGCCCGGCTCGGCGTTCCGGCGGAAATCCGGAAGAGACCTCTGAACCCCGACAACTCAGCGGCTCCGGCGCGCGGCGCTCCCGGCCTCGACAGGCTCCAGGCCTTTGGCTCTCATTGACGAAACAAGTCCTTGGATTCGTCTTTCCGCGTTCGCCGCGGCTCATGCCCCTCCATCGAAAAAACCTGTACCGTCCGCCACCGCCAGCCCCCACCACGATCTACGTGCGGCCTGGTTACAACCGCGTGCTGGCCGAGGAATTCGAGGCGCTGAAGGTGAAGCGGGCGGCACTGGTGCTGGACAAAATCGAGGCGCACAGTCAGGGCGACCTCCGCGAGAATTTCGGTTTCAAGGCGGCGAAGGAGGCGATTCGCGCCGTGGACCGGAAGATGATGGCGCTCGACCGGTTTGTCGCCCGCAACACGTTCAAGGAGGTCGATCCCGCCGCGTGGCTCACCAAATCGACCGACACGCTGCAACTCGGTCACGTCACCACGATCGAGAAACAGGACGTGACGACGAAGCGAACGCATAGCTTCACGTTCCTCGTGACGACGTACGGCGAGACCGCGAGCGATCCCGACTCCGGTCTCGAATGCCTGCCGCACACCTCTCCGCTGGCCACCGCCGTGCTCGGTCTGGCAGCGGGCGCTCAGACCAAGGTGATGCTCCCCGCGGGCGAATCGCTCCTCACGCTGATCTCCATCCGCAATCCGACCCAAGCGGAGCTCGATCGGCTGCTGATGCCGATCAAGCCGCCGGACATCGACGAGGAATAGAGCCGGGCCGCGTGGCTGAGGATCTCAGCTTCGCTCCAAACGCCAAAGCCGACCATGGTTCGCTCCGTCGCGGATCCGGCCAGCGCCCACGCCTTTCCGTCGTTGAACTCTGCAGTCGGGGCGCAAGGCTGACCGGATTCCCTGCGGCCTTCGGTCACCCGCGAGAGTTTTTCCCCATGTTCTTCCCGCTCATTCGGAAATCGGCCTGGACGGTCGTGCCGCTGTGCTTCGCGCTTTCCCGCCTGCTCGCCGTCGAAATCGATCCGATCAGCGCGGGCCCGTTGGCCGTGGCCAGCACGAATCTGGAGGTGAGCGCGCCCGCGCCGGATGTGCCCATGGTCGACTACCTGAACGGCAAGGCGACCTCCAAGCGGACGGTCTATCTCTCGGATATCCTGGCGCATCCGGACTCGGCGCTGGCGCTGACGATCGACGTTCCCGCCGATCCGAAAACGTTTGGCTGGATGGCCGGCCGGCGGATTCCGCTCGTACTCTACGTGCTGTATCCGACAACGCCGGACAATCCGCGGCCGGATTACCGATTTCCTTACCGGGAAACGGGCGACAACGTCCTCCCCCACATGCAGCCCGCCGGCGAGCGGCCGATTTTCGCGGATGCCTCCGCCGCGTATCCGCTGATTGTTTATTCGGGCGGCTACAACACGCATGGGCTGTGGCACCTCGAACACTTGAAGGTGCTCGCGGCGCATGGCTATATCGTGGTCGACATCTTTCACGGCGACAACCGCGGGCCCGGCTTCAAGGCGAATCTGGCACTGCGCGCGCTCGAGTTTCGGGCGGTGTTGGACTTCATTCTGCGCCACCCCGACTTTGCGCAGGCGATCGACCCGGAGCGCATCGGCGCTTCCGCCGCGAGCGGCGGCGCCCATACCATTCTCAGCGCGATGGGCGGGTTCGATCCCGCGGCCACGGGCGCGCGACCGGCGGCCGATCCGCGGATCAAGGCCGGTTTCGGCGTGGTGCCGTTCATGGGGGGTACGTTGGGCGTCTGGCCGCTTCAGACAGAGGCCTGGATGTTCGGCCAGGACCACGCGGGGCTGCGCGGGGTGCGGGCTCCCTTTCTCGCGGTGTACGGCGGAAAGGATGAGAATGTTCCTCCCGACGGCGTGGAGGCGGGAATCCGGGCGCTCGGCGGTGCCGCGGGCGCCGTGAGGCTGGACGGCGAAACCCACAGTCTGTCCGCCAGCACGGTGAGCGACGTGAACACGTGGGAACTCCTGTTCTTCGAGGCCTGGGTGCGCGGCAATGCCGAAGCCCGCCAGCGCCTTGCCGCCGCCACCAGCGTTCGCGGTGGCGTCAATGATCGCCGCACTTTTCCGCGCTGAGCCGCAACCGGGCGTTCGGCACCGGCCAGCGATGAGTACGCGACGCCGGCGGGCGTCTTGTCGCGCCAGACGCGGGCGCCCCAAATCCGCCGCATCGCCCCTCCCACGCCCGCTGGTGCTGCGGTCGGCCTGTGCGAAGCCGTCTCGAGGAAAACGCTTATCGACGACGGACGTCGCATTTCTGCGCGTCGGCCTCGTGCCGCGCGAGCGAGCCCGGGCCAGATTGCCTCGGCTCGCCGCTCGCGCTCAGTAGCGCCGGCGGGGCGGCGGGCGATAGGTCGAGGACGGATCCTTCATGCGAAACGTGATCCGCGCCTTTTCCGTGTCGTACGGACTCATCTCCATTTTCACCATGTCGCCGGCAGCGATCTTGATGAAGTGCTTGCGCAACTTGCCGGAGATGTGCGCCAGCACGATGTGTCCATTGGAAAGCTGCACCCGGAACATCGTGCCCGGCAAAACGGCCACGATCCTCCCTTCAACTTCGATATGCGTCGTGGATTTCGGAGGCTCAGGGCGGGCGGATGTATTTTGGATCAAGATTAGATCAAAGCCCGATAACGCAGCTTTCGCAATGTTCGATTTCTTCAAGCGCGGCAGCAGCGGCCAAAGGTCGTTGGATTCCGTCGTGTTTGGAGACCCGGTGACGGGCCACCAACGGGTTGATCGTAACGACTCGTCGTGGAGAATGGCCACAGGAGGCACCGAAGACACAGAAGGTTTTTGTGCATTCTGTGGCTTCGGTGTGCCACATTCGAAAGAGCTGCGGAGCTTCTTTTCCTGGACGCAGCCTTGGCTGCGCGACGATGGCGACGTCTGCGCGCTTTCGCGGCCACATGGGCTGCCGCGACCGTCACGTCACGGCTCTGATCTCCAGTCGTGAGTCCCCGGCCGTGTCTCGCACGAGCAGCCAGTCCGTGTCGGTGATCTTGGCGAGAAATGACTCGTCGTGGCTCACCAGCAACATCGCGCACGGGCAGTCCGCCAGCGCTTCTTCCAGGCAGACGATGCCGGGCAGGTCCATATGGTTGGTGGGTTCGTCCATCACGATGAGATGCGGACCGCGCACGATGCCGATCGCGAGGAGCAGCTTGCGCACCTCGCCGGGACTTGGCAGCGCGCTCTCAAGCAGCCGCGCCGGTCGGGAACCGAGCCGGCTGATCGTCGTCATCACGCGGCCGCGCTCGTCGTTGGGCAGGCGTTTCACCGCTTCCAGCAGCGCGCGTGACTCCTCGGCGGAGATTTCCTGCGGTACCGTCACGACCTTCTCCGCCGGCAACTGCAGCTGGCCGAGCAGATGCCGGACGAGCGTGCTCTTGCCGAGCCCGTTGGCTCCCTTCAACGCGATGCGGCTGGTCCCGCCGATCGCGAGGTCGGGATAGTGCAGTGCGCGCCCGCCGCCCAGTGGCAGGTGCCCGGCCGGCAGTCGCAGCAGAAAGTCCCGCGGCATGAAGGACGCGCCCTCGACCCAGATGCCGGTTTCGTAGCGCTTCTTCACGGCGATCTCGGCGCGCTGCGCCGCCACCTTGCTCGCGCGCTGGCTCATCTGCGCGACCATCCTGCCCGCATACGCGTCCTTGCCGGTCAGCTTCGCGAGGTTGCGCATGGCGCGGCCGTCGTGATCGTGGGCGGGAATCTTTTTCTGTTTCGAGCCGCGGGCCGCCGCAGCCTTCTGGTCTGCGATCACCCGGCGCCGCTGCGCCTCCGCCTGGAGCCGGTTCGCGCTCCGGCGAAGCGCTTCGCTGGCGCTGTGCGCGGACTTCTCGTCGAGCTCCTGCTGCTTCAGCGCCTCCGTCACGCCGCCCGGCCGCATCACCGCCTCGGGCGGATCGAGCAGCAGACATTGCGGGCAAAGTTCGTCGAGCAAGGTGCGGTCGTGGCTCACGAGCAGCCCGACGCCGCCGAAGTCCCGGAGCGCCTGCCACAGCAGCCGGCGCGCGTCGGAGTCGATATGGTTGCTCGGCTCGTCGAGCGCGAGCACCACGGGCTCGCGCCAGAGCGCCACCGCGATCTGCGCCCGCTTCCGTTCGCCATGACTCAGGGTGGCCCAGCGCTCCGGCCAATCCTCACCGATCCGCAGCCGCGCCTTGAGCACGCCGGCATCGGCCGCCCACACAAAGTCCTCGAAAAACTCCGGCGGGTCGTCGGTGCGTTGCGCGACATACAGCGCGAGCCCCTGACGGTGCACCACTCCGCTCTGCGGAGCGAGTTCCCCGGTGGCGACCTTCAGCAGCGTCGTCTTGCCGGCGCCATTCGGTCCGACAATGCCCGTCCAGCCCGACGGGAACTGCACGGTCAAATCGGTGAACAACGGCGCCGTCATCCCCGGATGCGCGAACTCGACCGACTGCAGCGTCAACTGGGCGGAAGCCATGCCGACAGCGTGAAGTCGCATTGCTGTCCCGCAACGCCAAGTTCGCGCGTGCGGGCAATTGCGTCCCCTGCGTTCGAACTACATCATCCTGACGAACGCGCACTCGCTGCTGTCGGCCGTAACCCAGTGGCAATGACTGGACGCAACGCTGCTTGGCGTTGCTCTCAGCTCTGGACTCTCAGCTCTCAGCCAAAGAATGGGCCCACTGGGATTGGCTTCGCTTGCGCTCGTCTCGCGTTGCGAGATCCGCGCTCCGCGCGGCCCCTTCTGCGTTCGCTGCGCTCACTCCGTCGAACCCATGGGTTCTCATCCCAGTGGCTGTGGCCGGACGCAGCGGTGCTTGGCGTCGCTCTCAGCTCTGGACGCCTATCTCTCGACTCAAGTAATGGGCCCACTGGGATTCGAACCCAGAACCAAAGGATTATGAGTCCTCTGCTCTGACCGTTGAGCTATAGGCCCACAGACGGAATGATGGTAAAGTGCACGGACGATGTCGCCAAACGACATCTTGTGGTGACAAAACTGGGGCGACAACTTGTGGTGACCAGCTTTTCAGCGAAAAGCACGACGACTTGTGCAGCCAGTTTTGATCACCACAAAATGTCGTGCATTGCGGCGCTGAAAAGTGTGACACGAATTTGTGTTCGAATCAGTTTCTAGCTCCGACGCTGAAAAGCGCTCGCCCCAACTCAGCCTTTTACGAACAGTAACCCGTTCGCTTTTCCGGCTGTCCGCAGTGCCGAGCGACAGTAAGCCGGCGTCGAGTTAGGGCTTGGCGGTCCTACCGACGCGAATAGCGCGAGATCCGGTATCGTTTCTTAAGCCGGGCCGAATACTCGACGTGTAATCCCCGTAGGGTTTCCAGAGCATACGGAATGAATTCCCGTTCGAGCACGATGCGTTGGAACCGGTCCAGCCGCAGTTTCCCAGAGTTGGCACCTATCATCTTCTTAAGGAGGGCCTCATCCCTGTGGCCTGCGGGAATCCGGCCATCCGCATGCACCAGGATGTTTCGTAACGCCGAGAACTTCTTGATCGTGGCCCAATGCGGCAGTTCGTCCGGAAAGCCCACCCGGGCCACCTTCTTCAGGTAAATCTTCGCCCGCTCCATGCCCTCGCCCCGGATTTCCTTGAAGGAAATCTCCAGCTTCTTCGCCTTTTTGAACAGCTCCGCCAGGCCATTGAGCGTGTTCTCAAAGTCGGCCATGCACATCACGAACAACGATGCCCGAAACATCGCGGGAAATGTCTCGTGCAGTTCATCGTAATCTTCCGCTGCAGAATCCACATAATCCTGCCTCTGCGCCTCTGGCATGTTCTTGAGCCTGCCTCCACCTTCAAGCTGAAGCTCTCCGCCTGCCGCTTGAACATACCTTCCAGTTGCCGCCCGTAGGACTCGAACTGCTCAAATCGCCGCTCGGTAAACTGCCGCTGCAGTTCTATCTGGAGATAGGGCGGGATGGAGGTGCGTTTGGTAGACTTCAATGCGCGGAGCATGTTCGAAGAGGTCGATCTGAGACTATCCTCTGGGCACCGCTCGGCGATCACTACTTCGACGCCGCTTACCAAGTCGCGGAGACCGGCTCTACAAACCGGCAGCCTCGGGCGACTTCGGTCATTCGTGCAAACGGCCAACGCAAGATGCACCTATCCGGTAGCACCTTTTTTATCGGCCTTCGCCCCACCACCGCCTCCAAGCGGTGGCGATGGTGGACAAAGGCCAGCGCATGATAGGCGGTGCGGCTCGAAGGCCAAGGCGCTCGGCGGAGTCTGCGTCTTCGATGTATTTCTCCGTGCCGCCAATTCGTTCTAGCTCCACCTGGGATCAGTCGTTCCAGTTTCCTCGCCGAGTGCCCAGACGTCAGCGGGGGCTCGACAGGCCTGCACGATTTAACGCGCAAGCCACCAGCCGAGGCACTAGGACTCTGTGCATTACATGAACCTAGACTTATCTGAGCAAGAAGTTCGCGCGCGGCTTAATTTAGCGTTGGAACAACTAGCCACACGCGACGGATATTTGGTGAAATACGGTCTAAATGAAAGGACTGTGACTCACAAACTGGCCGAGTACCTGCAGGCAGTTTTCCCAAAGTGGGATGTCGATTGCGAATACAACCGCGACGGACCTGATACAAAAGACGTCCTAATTCCTAATGTGGACGGCGATCTCGACGACAACCCGGTGTATCCAGATATCATCGTGCACCAGCGCGGCGACTTCCGAGCACATGACCACCCCCCGCACCTTCTTGTGATCGAAGCACGAAAATCTGGTTGGGGCGTCGGCAAAATCTCCCGTGATCAATGGAAGGTTTGGGCCTACCTTAACGAACTGCGCTACTGTTACGGCGCCCTGGTCGAGTATGCTTTCGTTGATGGAAAGGTTCAGTTTGCGATGGAATTCATTCCGCGAACCTGACGCGAGCGCATTCTTGACGGTCAAAGATTGATAGCAGACTCGTTATGAGCATTTTAGCAACGATTGATCATCTAAATTTTGAACGTATTCTTCGCGAGCTTCCAAGTTCGTCTCGGGTCGAAATTGCTACTTACAATTTCGACTACAGAGATAATAGCCGACTTCTCCGGGCAATACGGAGTCTAGAAATTGAGCAAATCGAGGTCGTGACCGGAATTCCCGACTGCCGCGGTGATATTAGCCGGGCAGACGACCAACGCGTGAATGAGCAGATCCGATCGTACTACAGAGCGATGAACCCAGCGCGTTATCGAAGTAATACGAAGTTCTGGATCAGCCATCGCAATCACGCCAAAATCATCTGCTGCGACCACATCGCGTACCTTGGCTCGGCTAACTTTTCCGCTGGGAGTGAAAAGAACTTCGAAATCGGGTATTTGACTGAAAAGCCGGAGGAGATCCGAGACCTTAGAAAATTCCTGAGTGAGATAAGGTCTCGTTCGATTCCTTATTTCAAAGTAGATGTGTCACTTCACCTACAGAAGTTGATGCAGTTTGCGGCCGACACAGACTGGATAGCCTCTCGGCTTGAAGAGCACTGCTATGAGATCGTGAGTGAATACGGAAACGTTGACGGGCGCTTGGAGTTTAGTTTGGGCAACTTTGGTGTTCCGGAAGCCACGGGGCGATTGATCAAGTGGGCGGCCGTGGTGGCTGCTGATCTCGAAAAGCGCCAGGCACAGGGGAATCGCCTAGCCGGTCGTGAAGAAAGGCTCATCGAATTGGGCCTGACCAATTCGATTCTCCATTTATCAGAGGAGCTCGAATCGATCACCGAGCAGACCGAACTTGAGCCAGAGCTTAGCCAAGCCGGCGTCGAAAGCAGTCTGCTGGAAAAATACGCGCTGCGCGACGATCCGGGTTCCGACCCGGAGATGATTGAGGAAGCGACCGAGATCGTGATCAGAAACCGCGAACAGCGTTATGGCCCAGCGAAACGTCAGATGGAGATCTTTATCGCGGACGTCCGACGGGTGGGAGAGCAAATTTTTGATTGCTTGCGAGTCTGACGCATTGTCGGAAATTGTGACACTACGGCCTGCCTACACAACGTTCCTTGCTGATCTGATTACCCGAGCCAGACTCGTAAATAGAACTGGCATCCGGCATCGCCAAGAGACTTTAAGGTAGATGCCTTTCCCTTTGCCTCGCAGTGAACGCGGCGGTCCTTAATGTTTCAGCCTGTTGTCGACGCCCAAGGAAGAGGCTAACTTTTACGCGACGCCTCTCGTGAATTACGAAGGACAAAAGATCGTGTTGCAGCCGCTTCTGGAACCGTCCCGGTTGGAGCAATTCGAGGTACCGCCTCCATATCGTCCGAAAGTCTAGCCGAGGTTAAGGCGTCTTGGCCTTCCGAGAAATCCGCCTGTTCAAGTTTAGTCGTTCGGCTAGTCTTCGGGTTCCTCCAACTCGTGCCCAGTTCCGTTCCAGCGTTATTCCTCTCCAAAGACGAATATGTCTTTCAGCAGCTGTGCCGTGATATTCTACATGCAGAACCAGACATTTCTGGGTGTGAAGTCTATGGCCAGCGCGGTCAGATGCAGCGCGGCATAGATGTCTGGGCGTGCCGGCGCCCTGACCAACAGATCGAGGTCGGTCAATGCAAGCGTTACGCCACGTTAACGGCGCGACATGTCGAGCAGGCGACGAAGGACTTCTTTGCCCACTGGGAATTCTGGAAAGCCCAGGGTGTGCGCCGATTCGTCCTGTTCGCGGCCTGCGATACCTCGTCGCGGAAGGTCCAGGATGCGATCTTGCGCCAGCGGCCCATTTTTCGAAAGAAGCGAATCAAGTTCGAGGCCTGGGGTCTAAACGACCTGAAGGGAAAATTGGTTTCGCTGCGCCAGAATGTTCAAAGCCTCTACGGACCGGACGTCGCGGATGCGATTTGCGGCACGGTCGCCGAAACCCCGGCCCTGCGAGCCCAGCATCAGTGGATGAATCACCACCTCGGCGTGGTGCTCTCCGAGCTCGAGTCCGGACGGAGCGCGGAACTTGACGGCCTCCGTGAAAAGAGCCGCGAGGGCAGGCATGCCGAAGCTCTGGCCGACGTGGAGAAGATTAAGA is part of the Opitutus terrae PB90-1 genome and harbors:
- a CDS encoding multicopper oxidase domain-containing protein — translated: MNADTSERAGFASWTVVAAGAVRAGFGVVMALDAYLKWQPAFAEHYVGYLRNAALAQPRWLDAWFQGWLRLVESNPDFFISATRWIETLIAVGLLLGFARRFIYYGGAIFSLLIWSTAEGFSGPYTAGATNIGPALVYALVFVALAIFARLLGSTPYSVDYHLARRYPRWGSWVELAPPEVWRRPPAVIALRHQFAAVGAIAIALGLAVGTLRSAMNVPPPTPTNAAAAVTPLSLYNGLPVQQAHPARLPPLLGTGDSVGVTLIATDTTVEIANGVQYNAWTFNGTVPGPVLHVRQGQTVNVTFVNRGHMPHSIDFHAAEVAPSVAYRTIAVGETLQFSFLARTAGAFVYHCGTPPVLLHMGNGMYGVIIVDPATPLPPADVSYVLLESEWYTQHAGGTVMNGDYAKMLAGTPDEMVFNGEAFQYNDQPLTARTGQRVRWYVLNAGPNRTSAFHVIGSMFAAVYPDGDAAHALTGVSTYVIGPGQGVVLDTIMRESGDYPFVDHSMRAMTMGAVGTLRVGPAEGGG
- a CDS encoding GreA/GreB family elongation factor, yielding MPLHRKNLYRPPPPAPTTIYVRPGYNRVLAEEFEALKVKRAALVLDKIEAHSQGDLRENFGFKAAKEAIRAVDRKMMALDRFVARNTFKEVDPAAWLTKSTDTLQLGHVTTIEKQDVTTKRTHSFTFLVTTYGETASDPDSGLECLPHTSPLATAVLGLAAGAQTKVMLPAGESLLTLISIRNPTQAELDRLLMPIKPPDIDEE
- a CDS encoding LacI family DNA-binding transcriptional regulator, with amino-acid sequence MLSVAQSGKVTLQDVAAKAGVSISTASRSLTGAVGISKATQERVLSIAQALGYRYNPLLGEVMRSTRRGTPNHYLGTLAYITPYDDVKEWRATPTLCRHWSAACDQAALFGFSVSEFALTSHGMTARRLGEILKARGITGILLAAFPKEPFELVLPWEHFATVPVGHMVQNPQLDCVVSDHTQAVLLAGRVLAARGYQRIGLAIESYQNSITNHGWANGYAALPVENPELAAIPPFLPPKITARAFLQWVRQNRVDCVLTLSTFRNEPNPMREWLAEAGLICPRDIGLVSLDVTPATSTWAGIDQNSDEIGKAAVDLVVSKIRAGERGVPRVRRSLLVHCQWRDGDSVRSGRAARPNAVVERALA
- the infA gene encoding translation initiation factor IF-1 gives rise to the protein MEVEGRIVAVLPGTMFRVQLSNGHIVLAHISGKLRKHFIKIAAGDMVKMEMSPYDTEKARITFRMKDPSSTYRPPPRRRY
- a CDS encoding glycosyl hydrolase family 28-related protein, with amino-acid sequence MSSAFPLRLCCHFTITLATFLFSGHGQAAPVDIGAEIPWTTIEAEAMQTSGTILGPAYGPHRIEMESSGQSCVRLGRAGDYVEFRATAESDSLVLRYSLPDAPAGGGTSSTLTLLINGRPVQTLALSSCNAWLYGTYPFSNDPSLEKPRNFYDELRLKHMKIAQGDLVRLEKTNDDGHACVIDLVDVELMPAPLAPPAGSLSVREFGARGDGVADDTAALRVCIVRAQEMRRVVWVPAGDYLITGDIIVPSGVTIQGAGLWHTTFVGDAALYDQPARRVRFKLTGEDVHLADFAIFGQLNYRNDQEPNDGVVGAGCTGASIRRIWVEHTKAGAWIYNGAQLVIDGCRFRNLLADGVNLCVGTHHSVVENCTARGTGDDCYAIWPAPSDQGHEQRVEKPGHNVIRRCTGQLTFLANGGSLYGGADNVIEDCLFTDIATGCGVLISTTFQTADEEGRVDNTFSGTTQVRNVQLLRCGGYDHTWAWRSALQICLDRRSISGLRISDLEIRDSLSDALSVVAPGRAKGQGTLSNAVLENVVVQNVGLGSTTGRGLWIRSDASGQLQVLNSRIPELRNESGDFEIIMQP